One window from the genome of Eucalyptus grandis isolate ANBG69807.140 chromosome 7, ASM1654582v1, whole genome shotgun sequence encodes:
- the LOC104446303 gene encoding uncharacterized protein LOC104446303, producing MEKKRSESFKEYAVRWRNLAAQITLEPTNKELMKSFVKTLPSEFRNRMASTYVESFNQLILVGEHIEMGIRMHKIQNLLDTKAFSFQTARPNVQKNPLPEHEGTVNTILEPEVRRIKNLKVHVADAYNGLVRAGYYPDQEDVPLSLMKERVARIVDDGIIVYADHNYIVSTISHIIIDWEEEQAVLDDGKRGEDPSLTDMPPLEDASDEEIVIEMPQPYEYVNNKAVHWSYDLDVDLVTRSGRTYAQNNAQLAKPVTNEEAKKFLTVIKASEYNIVDQLRKMPAQISLLKLFQTSSVHQKSLMKVLSEICVPETVEADKLENFMRSVILKDMIAFSDEEFPLEGRGHNKALYISVKHKVSHVSRVLIDNGFALNICPLATLHRLKVDSSKIHAAKTSVRAFDGTKKEVIGEIHLDVQIGPVVFNIPFQVLDIPTAFNFLLGRPWIHTAGAVFSSLHQTIKFMIERKLVTVYGEEDH from the exons atggaaaagaaaaggagcgagTCATTTAAAGAGTATGCTGTGAGATGGAGAAACTTGGCGGCCCAAATTACTCTTGAGCCCACtaacaaggagttgatgaagtcGTTTGTAAAGACCCTTCCATCTGAGTTCCGTAACCGAATGGCCAGTACGTATGTCGAgagcttcaatcagcttattctTGTAGGAGAACAtatcgagatggggataaggatG cacaagatccaaaatctcttagACACAAAGGCCTTCTCATTTCAAACTGCTCGGCCAAACGTCCAGAAGAATCCGCTACCAGAGCATGAGGGTACAGTTAATACTATCCTAGAACCTGAAGTTAGACGGATCAAGAACTTGAAGGTGCATGTGGCAGATGCCTACAATGGACTGGTGAGAGCTGGATATTATCCAGATCAAGAAGATGTTCCCCTATCActgatgaaagaaagagttgCCAGAATTGTGGATGATGGCATCATTGTATATGCTGACCATAACTACATAGTTTCCACTATTTCTCATATCATTATCGATTGGGAGGAAGAGCAGGCTGTTCTCGATGATGGTAAAAGAGGAGAAGATCCATCACTCACGGATATGCCCCCACTTGAAGATGCATCAGATGAGGAAATTGTGATTGAGATGCCTCAGCCGTATGAGTATGTCAATAATAAAGCGGTGCATTGGTCTtatgacctagatgttgacctcgttacaaggTCTGGTCGAACTTATGCTCAAAATAATGCTCAACTTGCAAAGCCCGTCACTAACGAAGAGGCTAAGAAATTTCTAACTGTGattaaagcaagtgagtataataTCGTCGATCAGTTACGAAAGATGCCTGCTCAGATCTCTTTGCTCAAGCTCTTCCAAACCTCCTCTGTGCATCAAAAGTCGTTGATGAAGGTGCTAAGTGAAATTTGTGTACCCGAAACAGTTGAGGCAGATAAGCTGGAGAATTTTATGAGATCGGTCATTCTCAAGGACATGATTGCTTTTtctgatgaggaattccctcttgagggCAGGGGGCATAATAAAGCACTCTACATATCTGTCAAGCACAAGGTTTCTCATGTGTCTCGagtgctcattgataatgggtttGCCCTAAACATATGTCCACTGGCCACTCTTCACCGCCTCAAGGTAGACTCGTCCAAGATACATGCTGCAAAGACTTCTGtgagagcttttgatggaacgAAAAAGGAGGTGATCGGGGAAATCCATCTTGAcgtgcaaatagggccggtcGTCTTCAACATTCCTTTCCAAGTGCTGGATATCCCTACCGCGTTCAATTTTCTGCTAGGTCGTCCCTGGATACATACTGCTGGTGCAGTCTTTTCAAGTCTACATCAAACTATAAAATTTATGATCGAAAGAAAGCTGGTCACTGTGTATGGTGAAGAAGACCACTAG